A single Anabas testudineus chromosome 10, fAnaTes1.2, whole genome shotgun sequence DNA region contains:
- the purab gene encoding transcriptional activator protein Pur-alpha has product MADRDSGSDHGGPTAGPGSLPPGAMGAMSRLQHDTEELASKRVDIQNKRFYLDVKQNVKGRFLKIAEVGAGGNKSRLTLSMSVAVEFRDYLGDFIEHYAQLGPTNPDMVQDEPRRALKSEFLVRENRKYYMDLKENQRGRFLRIRQTVNRGPGLGSAQGQTIALPAQGLIEFRDALAKLIDDYGVDEEPAELPEGTSLTVDNKRFFFDVGSNKYGVFMRVSEVKPTYRNSITVPCKVWSKFGNTFCKYAEEMRKIQERSREKRASELLPEGPHGGDDGDDD; this is encoded by the coding sequence ATGGCGGACAGAGACAGTGGCAGTGACCACGGAGGGCCCACTGCAGGCCCCGGCTCGCTGCCCCCGGGCGCGATGGGCGCCATGTCCCGGCTGCAGCATGACACCGAGGAGCTCGCCTCCAAGCGCGTCGACATCCAGAACAAGCGCTTCTACCTTGACGTGAAGCAGAATGTGAAAGGCCGCTTCCTAAAGATAGCCGAGGTCGGCGCTGGGGGAAACAAGAGCCGCCTCACTCTCTCCATGTCGGTGGCCGTGGAGTTCCGCGATTATCTCGGGGACTTTATCGAACATTACGCCCAGCTGGGCCCGACCAACCCAGACATGGTGCAGGATGAGCCCCGGCGGGCGCTGAAGAGCGAATTCCTGGTGCGGGAGAATCGGAAATATTACATGGATCTGAAAGAGAACCAGAGGGGGCGGTTCCTGAGGATCCGACAGACCGTTAATCGGGGGCCCGGATTGGGAAGCGCACAAGGCCAGACCATCGCTCTGCCGGCGCAGGGTCTCATCGAGTTCCGCGACGCTTTGGCTAAACTCATAGACGACTACGGGGTGGACGAGGAGCCGGCGGAGCTCCCGGAGGGCACCTCGCTCACGGTCGACAACAAGCGCTTCTTCTTCGACGTGGGCTCCAATAAGTACGGGGTCTTCATGCGGGTCAGCGAGGTGAAGCCTACGTACCGGAACTCCATTACGGTTCCCTGCAAAGTGTGGTCCAAATTCGGCAACACCTTCTGTAAATACGCGGAGGAGATGAGAAAGATCCAGGAGAGGAGTAGAGAGAAACGGGCCTCCGAACTGCTACCTGAGGGCCCGCACGGCGGAGACGACGGCGACGACGACTGA